From a single Neosynechococcus sphagnicola sy1 genomic region:
- the bioD gene encoding dethiobiotin synthase — translation MNALLITGTDTDAGKTVLTMALAAYWQRYCQPRRLGVMKLIQTGQGDRELYSSLFQLDQTPEELNPLYFQAPLAPPLAAAQEGRRVDLEIVWRTFETLSSRCDFVLVEALGGLGCPLTSETTVADLAWDWRLPTVLVVPVRLGAISQAVANVALAQVAHAYLKGMILNCVHPCSETEVANWTPTKLIQSLTNTPILGRIPHLTDPTNLAQLTQAAADLDIERLLPLSA, via the coding sequence TTGAACGCACTCCTGATTACTGGCACCGATACTGACGCGGGGAAAACCGTCTTAACAATGGCTCTGGCTGCTTATTGGCAGCGATACTGTCAACCCCGCCGCTTGGGGGTGATGAAGCTGATCCAAACCGGACAGGGCGATCGCGAACTTTACAGCAGCTTGTTCCAACTAGACCAAACCCCGGAAGAACTTAATCCCTTGTACTTTCAAGCTCCCCTGGCACCTCCCTTGGCCGCTGCCCAAGAAGGGCGACGGGTCGATCTGGAAATTGTCTGGCGAACCTTTGAAACCCTGAGCAGTCGCTGCGACTTCGTCCTAGTGGAAGCCCTGGGAGGTCTGGGGTGCCCCCTCACCTCTGAAACCACGGTGGCCGATCTAGCCTGGGATTGGCGCTTACCCACCGTACTGGTGGTGCCGGTGCGACTGGGGGCGATTTCCCAAGCGGTTGCCAATGTTGCTCTGGCTCAGGTTGCCCATGCCTATCTCAAGGGCATGATCCTCAATTGTGTGCATCCCTGTTCCGAGACGGAAGTAGCCAATTGGACGCCAACGAAGCTGATCCAATCCCTGACCAATACCCCGATCTTGGGGCGTATTCCTCACCTAACCGACCCCACCAATCTCGCCCAACTCACCCAGGCAGCCGCTGATTTAGACATCGAACGGTTGCTTCCTCTTAGTGCTTAG
- a CDS encoding ABC transporter permease — MPNDGTGFTHTLSVSTVSQLRRILRQASTLLVVYYAYMLEYRAELVLWVLTGSLPMILMGVWMEAAQGGLFGLTPVEFARYFLVVFIIRQLTVVWVIWEFEKDVVEGRLSPRLLQPIDPVWHHVASHMAERLARMPFAIALVGFFFILYPQAFWIPHWQGVVLSTFAVILGFALRFLIQYTFALFAFWTERASALEQFWFLLYLFLSGMLAPLEIFPALVREVVLWTPFPYLIYFPCALLLGFPVQVGQGFLAIVGWTTLFFVWNRWLWRQGLKQYSGMGA; from the coding sequence TTGCCCAATGACGGAACCGGATTTACCCATACCCTTTCTGTATCTACCGTGAGCCAACTGCGCCGAATTTTGAGACAAGCAAGCACACTGCTGGTGGTCTACTACGCCTATATGTTGGAGTATCGGGCAGAGCTGGTGTTGTGGGTACTCACAGGTTCCCTGCCGATGATTCTCATGGGGGTTTGGATGGAAGCTGCCCAGGGTGGACTGTTTGGCCTCACCCCGGTGGAGTTTGCCCGCTACTTCCTGGTGGTATTTATCATCCGCCAGCTCACGGTTGTCTGGGTGATCTGGGAATTTGAGAAGGATGTGGTAGAAGGTCGTCTATCTCCACGCTTACTCCAACCCATTGATCCGGTTTGGCACCATGTGGCCTCCCATATGGCAGAACGACTTGCACGCATGCCCTTTGCGATCGCCTTGGTGGGATTTTTCTTTATCCTCTATCCCCAGGCGTTTTGGATTCCTCACTGGCAGGGAGTGGTGTTATCGACCTTCGCCGTGATCTTAGGGTTTGCGCTGCGGTTTTTAATCCAGTACACCTTTGCTCTGTTTGCCTTCTGGACAGAAAGAGCCAGTGCTTTAGAGCAGTTTTGGTTTTTACTCTATTTATTTTTGTCGGGGATGCTAGCTCCCTTAGAAATTTTTCCAGCGCTGGTTCGTGAGGTGGTGTTGTGGACTCCGTTTCCCTACTTGATCTACTTCCCCTGTGCCCTGTTGTTAGGCTTTCCTGTCCAGGTAGGACAGGGGTTTTTGGCAATTGTCGGCTGGACAACTCTATTTTTTGTCTGGAATCGTTGGCTGTGGCGTCAGGGATTAAAACAATACTCTGGCATGGGTGCTTGA
- a CDS encoding serine/threonine-protein kinase — translation MQPPIPPGTILQNRYRLHRILGQGGFGRTYLAEDQGRFNERCVLKEYIPTTSGTYALNKSKELFQREAQVLYQVQHPQIPQFRATFEQDQRLFLVQDFVDGKTYRLLLDERISQGQLFSEPEVLHFLETMLPVLTYIHSKNIIHRDISPDNIILRQSDRLPVLIDFGIVKELANHIGVGEEAAQGTTVGKLGYAPSEQLHTGKAYPNSDLYALAVTAVVLLTGRKPQDLMDEVTMTWRWQQWLPSLTPQVVLMLNRMLNNRPLNRYQSATEVLQTLRSFTGLTPCPSPRPSVAPXRPAPPPPPPGKTTPSVGASPRPTAIAPRAKLTTVTPSATSSKPWLVPALGLGVVMVGIVLLLPSLLPRSPAPTPPSNPVVIVPETPPPTPLVTATPTPTLASPVESPSQEPEIEAEPVSFSSESGRVQVSGRVTPQRPKRYSVSVQPGQSVAATLLTGTVNLQVQEMGGPIIGSGSSWQSSPHSYSTSYSVTVVSFSGN, via the coding sequence ATGCAACCACCAATTCCCCCCGGAACGATTCTGCAAAACCGCTACCGCCTGCACCGAATTTTAGGGCAGGGTGGGTTTGGGCGTACCTACCTCGCAGAAGATCAGGGCCGGTTTAATGAGCGTTGTGTCCTGAAGGAATACATTCCCACCACCTCTGGTACCTATGCTCTGAACAAATCAAAGGAGTTGTTCCAGCGGGAAGCCCAAGTGCTCTACCAGGTGCAGCATCCCCAGATTCCCCAATTTCGAGCCACCTTTGAGCAAGATCAACGCCTGTTTTTGGTACAAGATTTTGTCGATGGCAAAACCTATCGTCTGCTGCTGGATGAGCGGATCAGTCAAGGGCAACTGTTCTCGGAACCCGAGGTACTGCACTTTTTGGAGACGATGCTGCCCGTCTTGACTTACATCCATAGCAAGAACATCATTCATCGGGATATTTCCCCTGATAACATTATTTTGCGCCAGAGCGATCGCCTGCCGGTTTTGATTGACTTTGGCATTGTCAAGGAACTGGCCAATCACATCGGGGTGGGAGAGGAAGCGGCTCAGGGAACCACCGTAGGTAAACTGGGCTATGCTCCCAGCGAACAACTGCATACGGGTAAAGCCTATCCTAATAGCGATTTGTATGCCCTTGCTGTTACTGCAGTAGTGCTATTGACGGGGCGCAAACCCCAAGATTTGATGGATGAGGTGACGATGACTTGGCGCTGGCAGCAGTGGCTACCATCCCTGACTCCCCAGGTGGTGCTGATGTTAAATCGGATGCTCAACAACCGTCCCCTGAACCGCTACCAGTCAGCAACCGAAGTATTGCAAACCCTACGCTCCTTCACTGGACTCACCCCCTGCCCATCGCCCCGGCCTTCAGTCGCCCCCMATCGCCCCGCCCCGCCCCCACCACCCCCTGGTAAAACAACCCCCTCAGTGGGTGCCAGCCCCCGCCCGACAGCAATCGCTCCCCGTGCCAAGCTGACAACGGTAACGCCTTCCGCAACCAGCAGTAAGCCTTGGTTAGTTCCTGCCCTTGGACTCGGGGTGGTCATGGTTGGGATCGTGCTGTTGTTACCTTCCCTGCTGCCGCGATCGCCCGCCCCAACCCCCCCCTCCAACCCAGTGGTGATTGTACCGGAGACACCCCCTCCCACCCCACTGGTGACTGCAACGCCAACACCAACGCTGGCGTCCCCCGTTGAGTCCCCCTCGCAGGAGCCAGAGATCGAGGCGGAGCCGGTTAGCTTTTCATCGGAGTCAGGACGGGTGCAGGTTTCCGGCCGGGTTACCCCCCAACGTCCTAAGCGGTATTCCGTCAGTGTGCAGCCAGGACAGTCCGTTGCCGCCACCCTGCTAACCGGAACGGTGAATTTACAGGTGCAAGAGATGGGAGGGCCGATCATCGGCTCTGGCTCGTCTTGGCAATCCTCTCCCCATAGCTATAGCACTTCTTATTCTGTGACCGTTGTCTCGTTTTCAGGAAACTGA
- a CDS encoding sulfotransferase family protein codes for MQYSQSYDLQPRKPAGREDKVKEYLFVCGCARSGTSVLRKLLVAHPKVVIGLERYINLYRSKGKLTPDLFEKERFLNLQTGDTFYQSLDHFPEAYSGFKERYENATFFGDKIPLLYRGYDAIFTEFPQARVIFISRTLEDVAVSFKRRANDPSDKTWGAKRGVEAAIEEWNAAHRLTVQALEKYPRRILVVNYEIMFGTWVGVREMFNFLELDLPIEVRHEVSRLKEGNLRKKTDKTTSLSVSERLSIWQRMNLQAWREVNRDWLVPEGRYATLQPLSPPHIEKIVCLIGLPRSGTTVMAAVLDAHSRVFYGL; via the coding sequence ATGCAATATTCACAATCTTATGATTTACAACCAAGGAAACCAGCAGGAAGGGAGGACAAAGTGAAAGAATATTTGTTCGTATGTGGATGCGCTCGATCCGGTACATCAGTCCTTCGTAAACTTCTTGTAGCACATCCCAAGGTGGTAATCGGGCTTGAAAGATACATCAACCTTTACCGCAGTAAAGGTAAACTGACTCCCGATCTGTTTGAGAAAGAACGTTTCCTTAATTTACAGACAGGCGACACTTTCTACCAGAGTTTGGATCACTTTCCTGAAGCTTATTCTGGATTTAAAGAACGATATGAGAATGCGACCTTTTTTGGCGACAAGATCCCGTTACTCTATCGCGGATATGATGCAATTTTCACAGAGTTCCCTCAGGCAAGAGTCATCTTCATTTCCAGAACTTTGGAGGACGTAGCAGTGTCGTTCAAACGCCGTGCTAATGATCCGTCCGACAAAACCTGGGGAGCTAAGCGCGGTGTAGAAGCAGCCATCGAAGAATGGAATGCGGCCCATCGTCTGACTGTACAAGCTCTGGAAAAATATCCCAGACGTATTTTAGTTGTCAACTACGAGATCATGTTTGGAACCTGGGTTGGTGTGCGTGAGATGTTTAACTTCCTTGAGCTCGATCTGCCAATAGAAGTTCGACATGAAGTTAGCAGACTTAAGGAAGGGAACTTACGAAAAAAAACCGACAAGACCACCAGCTTGTCCGTCTCTGAGCGACTTTCTATCTGGCAACGAATGAACCTACAAGCCTGGCGTGAAGTAAATCGTGACTGGTTGGTGCCAGAGGGTCGATATGCCACCTTACAGCCACTGAGTCCACCCCACATTGAGAAGATTGTTTGTCTGATTGGTTTACCTCGCTCAGGTACAACTGTTATGGCAGCGGTACTGGATGCTCATTCTAGGGTTTTTTATGGTTTATGA
- a CDS encoding transposase — MNHSKYALLKLEKWLTEKQKIKLKEVKKAFPKLAKMHRHKESFRTIFEDAKDWRDGVLQILDWLQDAQKTFQDIRGCFKRVVLSLKYDSVVQSKIHKP; from the coding sequence ATCAACCATAGTAAATATGCCTTATTAAAACTAGAGAAATGGCTAACTGAGAAGCAGAAGATAAAATTGAAAGAAGTCAAGAAAGCTTTTCCGAAGTTAGCTAAAATGCATCGCCATAAGGAATCATTTCGGACTATTTTCGAGGATGCGAAAGATTGGAGGGATGGAGTCTTGCAGATTCTAGATTGGCTGCAAGATGCCCAAAAGACGTTTCAAGATATTAGAGGATGTTTTAAAAGGGTCGTCTTGAGCCTCAAATACGACTCAGTGGTGCAATCTAAAATCCATAAACCCTGA
- a CDS encoding DUF6473 family protein, which produces MSIGYQKRDLEVVDYQLYPLLSPVSKRVFVTRGPRPLTLEPDQYFACIGPASTFGCYCEKPYGTLLQERLGLPTLNLGFAGAGPDYFLRNQKDLLGYINHARFAIVLVMSGRSESNSLFESIFGTGMYRRISDGQQIAASNAYEELLKDGDLDLIKKIVSETRGNWVLHFKALLSLIQKPKVLLWLSKRRPAYVEKYTNAQKLFGSFPQLVNAEMIEVIKPYCDAYVECVTERGIPQPLINRFTGKPTTVSEGSIFGGKVISHNTYYASPEMHEDAAKMLVPICQGFLSRDL; this is translated from the coding sequence ATGAGTATTGGCTACCAAAAGCGAGATTTGGAAGTAGTAGATTATCAGTTATATCCATTGCTCTCTCCTGTATCAAAGCGTGTTTTCGTAACGAGAGGTCCGCGACCATTGACCCTGGAGCCGGATCAATATTTTGCATGTATAGGCCCAGCTTCTACATTTGGCTGCTATTGCGAAAAGCCTTATGGAACGTTGCTCCAGGAGAGGTTGGGTTTACCCACATTAAATCTCGGTTTTGCAGGTGCAGGACCTGATTACTTTTTGAGAAACCAAAAGGATCTATTGGGGTACATCAATCATGCACGATTTGCGATTGTGTTGGTGATGTCGGGACGCAGCGAGAGTAATTCTTTGTTTGAAAGTATTTTCGGAACAGGAATGTATCGTCGTATCTCAGATGGTCAGCAAATTGCTGCCTCAAATGCTTATGAGGAACTTCTAAAAGATGGAGATCTTGACCTAATCAAAAAAATAGTATCAGAAACTCGGGGAAATTGGGTTTTACATTTCAAAGCTCTCCTATCTTTAATTCAAAAACCGAAGGTGTTATTGTGGCTCTCAAAGCGAAGACCGGCGTATGTTGAGAAATATACCAATGCCCAAAAGCTATTTGGAAGTTTTCCACAATTGGTCAATGCCGAGATGATTGAGGTCATTAAACCCTATTGTGATGCCTATGTTGAATGTGTAACTGAGCGCGGTATTCCGCAACCATTGATCAACCGATTTACAGGCAAACCCACGACTGTTTCAGAAGGTAGTATCTTTGGTGGAAAGGTTATCTCTCACAACACTTATTATGCTTCCCCTGAGATGCATGAAGATGCAGCTAAAATGCTTGTGCCAATTTGCCAAGGATTTTTGAGCCGCGATCTATAG
- a CDS encoding GatB/YqeY domain-containing protein, with amino-acid sequence MGVVTIEEYLPQPLTTPEVEAAIAQVIMTLGATSLKDLGKVMAVAMVQLKGKADGKQVQGIVKSQLECLAQTTATG; translated from the coding sequence GTGGGAGTTGTCACTATCGAGGAGTACTTGCCCCAACCGTTAACAACCCCAGAGGTGGAGGCGGCGATCGCCCAAGTAATAATGACGTTAGGGGCAACATCTCTCAAAGATCTGGGTAAAGTGATGGCAGTCGCCATGGTGCAATTAAAGGGTAAGGCTGATGGCAAACAGGTGCAAGGAATTGTGAAATCTCAGCTTGAGTGCTTGGCGCAGACCACTGCTACTGGATGA
- a CDS encoding class I SAM-dependent methyltransferase — translation MQSYYATRKLRLDLGCGGSRSQGFVGVDCYPAPGVDIVADLTRTFPFSDSSVDQIKAYNIIEHLPDRIHTMNEIWRVCKPGAIVDILVPSTDGRGAFQDPTHISFWNINSFLYYCIEFPPYLSLCHQYGFQGTFQATRLEQVLSPGEIIYVIAQLVVVKQGQGINAALPLTCNDAFIQDLYQQYAQLSATQHQQRPMIPLHPLLPCLEDYWKNPLNLGARETLKKRVSELLSYF, via the coding sequence ATGCAGTCTTACTATGCAACCCGCAAGCTACGTCTGGATTTGGGATGTGGTGGCAGTCGATCGCAAGGATTTGTGGGAGTTGATTGCTATCCAGCCCCAGGGGTTGATATTGTTGCCGACTTAACCCGCACCTTCCCATTTTCAGATTCCTCAGTTGATCAGATCAAAGCCTATAACATAATTGAACATTTGCCCGATCGCATTCACACCATGAATGAGATTTGGCGAGTGTGTAAACCAGGGGCAATCGTAGATATTCTGGTGCCTTCAACGGATGGTCGGGGAGCCTTTCAAGACCCAACCCATATAAGTTTTTGGAATATTAATTCCTTTCTATATTATTGTATTGAATTCCCCCCTTACTTAAGCCTCTGTCATCAGTATGGTTTTCAAGGTACTTTTCAGGCAACTCGCCTAGAGCAAGTTCTCTCTCCGGGTGAAATTATCTATGTCATTGCCCAACTAGTGGTAGTCAAGCAAGGTCAGGGTATCAATGCCGCTCTGCCATTGACCTGTAATGATGCGTTTATTCAAGATCTGTATCAACAATACGCTCAACTCAGCGCCACACAGCACCAGCAGCGACCCATGATACCGCTACATCCACTGCTGCCTTGCCTGGAAGATTATTGGAAAAATCCACTGAATTTAGGTGCACGGGAAACCTTAAAAAAGCGCGTCAGCGAATTGCTCAGCTATTTCTAG
- a CDS encoding serine/threonine-protein kinase, translating into MQPSLPSGTLLQSRYRLLKILGQGGFGRTYLAEDQARFQERCALKEWIPLQSGTYSLAKSQELFQREAAVLYQIQHPQVPQFRALFEQDGRFFLVQDYVAGSTYRTLLQDRVQQGFVFSEAEVLQLLRDLLPVLVYIHGQGIVHRDIAPDNVMLREADHKPVLIDFGVVKELVTRLQFSHSHSPVTTVGKLGYAPIEQMQTGRTYPSSDLYALAVTAVVLLTGYEPQDLFDDTTLTWHWQALVSLQPGFTQVLTRMLSQRPSDRYPSAQEVIQALQPLMTAVPHGLAATINHGTQPPHSALSHLQTVAVGGRPQPLPQSHRVPHSPDPMVPLPSRSFWENPGLLIPTGLVVAVLSGYASWSVVNALVNQGNLSPTLQPTPMNSASPLPTLTPKASVSVIPVVQIRPLELVTGQPLSQEGVLEASAPLIYRFTATKGQILKISVDGKAARITLLDPNQELVDRRAEGVRHWQGSLPLTGQYSLQLSPAPGIAESDYQLNIDLSNPAKPTPTPTTSPSPLDPSPTPSPTPTPTLSLPPAVEYDESTVQFGGGDTAQVSGQTSRQRVKRYRVSGQEGQMLQLDIREGTATLEVRDTSGQLIPGATGAPSWQGKLSSNGDYLIDIIADQPTDFTLEISLQN; encoded by the coding sequence ATGCAACCCTCTCTTCCGTCTGGCACCCTGTTACAGAGTCGTTATCGCCTGCTAAAAATTCTGGGGCAGGGCGGTTTTGGGCGCACTTACCTAGCCGAAGATCAGGCGCGCTTCCAGGAACGCTGTGCCCTGAAAGAATGGATTCCCCTGCAATCAGGAACCTACTCCCTGGCAAAATCTCAGGAACTGTTCCAACGAGAAGCGGCGGTACTCTATCAGATTCAGCATCCCCAGGTACCCCAGTTTCGGGCTTTATTTGAGCAGGATGGGCGTTTTTTCCTGGTTCAAGACTATGTGGCTGGTAGCACCTATCGGACTCTGCTGCAAGATCGCGTCCAACAGGGGTTTGTGTTCTCAGAAGCTGAAGTCCTGCAATTATTGCGCGATCTGCTGCCCGTGTTGGTCTATATCCATGGCCAAGGGATAGTCCATCGAGATATTGCGCCGGACAATGTGATGCTGCGCGAGGCTGACCACAAACCGGTTCTGATTGACTTTGGGGTCGTTAAGGAATTGGTCACCCGCCTGCAGTTTTCCCACAGCCATAGCCCGGTGACGACGGTGGGGAAGTTGGGCTATGCCCCCATTGAGCAGATGCAAACGGGTCGCACCTACCCCAGTAGTGACCTCTACGCCCTCGCGGTCACCGCTGTGGTGTTGCTAACCGGGTACGAACCCCAGGATTTGTTTGACGACACCACCCTGACCTGGCACTGGCAGGCATTGGTTTCGCTCCAGCCCGGATTTACCCAGGTACTCACGCGGATGCTCAGCCAAAGACCCAGCGATCGCTACCCCTCTGCTCAAGAGGTGATTCAAGCGCTTCAACCCCTGATGACGGCTGTACCCCATGGCCTAGCGGCCACCATCAATCACGGAACCCAACCGCCCCACTCTGCTCTCTCCCATCTCCAGACCGTTGCCGTTGGGGGGCGACCGCAGCCCCTACCCCAGAGCCATCGTGTTCCCCACTCGCCCGATCCGATGGTGCCACTACCCAGCCGCTCTTTTTGGGAAAATCCTGGGTTACTAATTCCCACGGGTCTCGTTGTCGCTGTGTTGAGTGGCTATGCGTCTTGGTCTGTAGTGAATGCCTTGGTCAACCAGGGTAACCTCAGCCCAACTCTCCAACCCACACCGATGAATAGTGCGAGTCCACTCCCGACCCTGACACCCAAAGCCTCAGTATCGGTGATCCCCGTCGTACAGATCCGTCCCTTGGAATTGGTGACAGGGCAACCGTTGTCTCAGGAGGGGGTCTTAGAGGCAAGTGCTCCTCTGATCTATCGGTTCACCGCAACGAAGGGACAAATCCTCAAGATTTCGGTGGACGGCAAAGCCGCACGGATCACCCTGCTAGACCCCAACCAAGAACTGGTAGACCGTCGAGCAGAAGGGGTACGACATTGGCAGGGCAGCCTGCCCCTGACGGGGCAATACTCTCTCCAGCTCAGTCCTGCCCCTGGCATTGCCGAAAGCGACTATCAACTCAACATTGACCTGAGCAATCCAGCCAAGCCCACCCCGACTCCGACCACTAGCCCCAGTCCCCTGGATCCCAGTCCCACCCCAAGCCCCACCCCAACCCCTACCCTGTCTCTGCCTCCCGCCGTCGAGTACGATGAGTCAACTGTCCAGTTTGGGGGAGGTGACACGGCGCAGGTATCGGGCCAAACCAGCCGTCAACGGGTCAAGCGTTATCGGGTGAGTGGACAGGAAGGGCAAATGCTCCAGCTAGACATCCGAGAAGGGACTGCGACCTTGGAAGTTCGCGACACCTCGGGGCAACTGATACCGGGTGCTACGGGAGCACCCTCCTGGCAGGGGAAACTCTCCAGCAACGGCGATTATCTGATTGATATCATCGCCGATCAGCCCACAGACTTTACCCTAGAGATTAGTCTTCAGAATTAA
- a CDS encoding ABC transporter ATP-binding protein, whose amino-acid sequence MTMILAEALTKVYAVAIKEPGLKGTLNHFLHRTYRSIEAVRAVSFAIQPGEVVGFLGPNGAGKTTTLKMLTGLVYPSGGHVRVAGYNPFRREAGFLQKITLVMGQKQQLIWDLPTLDSLKINAAVYDIPERIFQQRLGELTEMLSLGDKLTQPVRKLSLGERMKAELLAALLHQPPVLFLDEPTLGLDINAQISVREFLKEYNRRYQATILLTSHYMADITALCDRVLLIHEGQLIYDGNLERLLTRFAPYREVKVELATACSAEQLLTYGELAALEGCWARILVQREALTRTVARLLAELEILDLTITDPPIEEVIGRVFDTGLVV is encoded by the coding sequence ATGACAATGATTCTGGCGGAAGCCCTGACCAAGGTTTATGCGGTTGCCATCAAAGAACCAGGTCTCAAGGGGACTCTCAACCATTTCCTGCACCGTACCTATCGCTCAATCGAAGCCGTGCGAGCGGTTTCCTTTGCAATTCAGCCAGGGGAGGTGGTGGGCTTTTTGGGGCCTAATGGTGCCGGAAAAACCACGACCCTGAAGATGCTAACAGGACTGGTCTATCCATCCGGTGGCCATGTGCGGGTTGCAGGGTACAATCCCTTTCGCCGGGAAGCGGGGTTTCTGCAAAAAATCACCCTGGTGATGGGTCAAAAGCAGCAGTTAATCTGGGATCTTCCCACCCTAGACTCCTTGAAAATCAATGCGGCTGTCTATGACATCCCAGAGCGGATCTTTCAACAACGTCTAGGAGAATTAACCGAGATGCTCTCTCTGGGGGACAAATTAACCCAGCCAGTCCGTAAACTGTCTTTGGGGGAGCGGATGAAAGCGGAACTACTCGCCGCCCTATTGCACCAGCCCCCAGTCTTATTTTTAGATGAGCCAACCTTGGGCTTGGATATCAATGCCCAAATTAGTGTCCGGGAGTTTCTCAAGGAATATAATCGCCGCTATCAGGCAACGATTTTACTCACCAGTCACTACATGGCAGATATTACCGCCCTCTGCGATCGCGTACTGTTGATTCACGAAGGCCAGTTAATCTACGATGGCAATCTGGAGCGGTTGTTGACTCGTTTCGCTCCCTATCGAGAAGTCAAGGTCGAACTCGCAACCGCCTGCTCGGCAGAACAATTGCTCACCTACGGCGAATTGGCAGCACTAGAAGGCTGTTGGGCACGGATTCTTGTGCAACGAGAGGCTCTGACACGAACCGTTGCTCGGCTGCTGGCGGAGCTGGAAATTCTCGACCTCACCATCACAGACCCACCGATTGAAGAGGTGATTGGGCGGGTCTTTGACACGGGCTTAGTGGTGTGA
- a CDS encoding metal-dependent hydrolase family protein produces the protein MRFRYQIILGTLLLILIGFMGQVGFAQTQSPPNVQSQEPTSILFQNVQIFNGTAEQLSSPSNVLVVGNKIQKISPESISVPLGTSVTRINGGGRVLMPGLIDAHTHLYWENTPIETLISPNTSVEALDKAVEITAKNMLLRGFTSARDMAGPVFKVKKAIDEGKVVGPRIFPSGAMISQTSEHGDFRVLSELPRTPTTPLSRGELMGAGVIADGVDEVLRRTREQLMQGATQIKLAAGGGVASSFDPLDVSQYTESELHAAVEAAASWNTYVAVHAYTPTAMQLAIRAGVKAIEHGHLMDEATAKLMAEKGIWLVMQPFLDDKDAIPVLESSRSKQLQLFQGTDTTYTLAKKYNLKTAWSTDTQFDPRLATRQGAQLAKMVRWYTPAQVLKMATSTNAELLALSGPRNPYPGRLGVVEEDALADLLLVNGNPLENIQLIEDPAKNFVVIMKDGKLYKNLLS, from the coding sequence ATGCGATTTCGCTACCAGATTATTTTAGGAACTTTGCTCCTGATACTGATCGGATTTATGGGACAAGTGGGCTTTGCTCAAACTCAGTCACCTCCTAATGTGCAGAGTCAGGAACCCACGAGCATCTTGTTTCAGAATGTGCAGATCTTCAATGGCACCGCAGAACAACTGTCTTCCCCTTCCAATGTATTAGTAGTGGGCAACAAAATTCAGAAGATTTCGCCTGAATCAATTTCTGTACCTCTGGGCACAAGCGTTACCCGGATTAACGGCGGAGGGCGTGTTTTGATGCCGGGGCTGATCGATGCCCATACCCATCTGTACTGGGAAAATACCCCAATTGAAACCCTCATCTCTCCCAACACATCCGTTGAAGCCCTCGATAAAGCCGTGGAAATCACCGCGAAAAATATGCTGCTGCGTGGGTTCACCAGCGCTCGTGATATGGCAGGCCCAGTCTTTAAGGTGAAAAAGGCAATCGACGAAGGAAAGGTTGTGGGTCCTCGGATCTTTCCTTCGGGTGCGATGATCTCTCAGACGAGTGAGCACGGTGACTTCCGCGTCCTCTCAGAGTTGCCCAGAACCCCAACAACTCCTCTCAGCCGCGGGGAACTAATGGGAGCAGGTGTTATTGCCGATGGGGTAGATGAAGTCCTCCGCCGCACTCGTGAGCAACTGATGCAGGGTGCCACCCAGATCAAGCTAGCGGCAGGGGGTGGTGTGGCATCGAGCTTCGACCCCCTGGATGTGAGTCAGTACACAGAGTCCGAATTGCACGCTGCTGTTGAAGCCGCAGCAAGTTGGAATACCTACGTGGCTGTTCATGCCTATACCCCTACCGCCATGCAGCTTGCGATCCGGGCAGGAGTTAAGGCGATCGAACACGGTCATCTGATGGACGAAGCGACAGCCAAGTTGATGGCTGAAAAAGGTATCTGGCTGGTGATGCAGCCATTTTTAGATGACAAGGATGCAATTCCAGTACTAGAATCTAGTCGCAGCAAACAACTGCAATTGTTCCAGGGTACTGATACCACTTACACTCTGGCTAAAAAATATAATCTCAAGACTGCTTGGAGCACAGACACGCAGTTCGATCCGAGACTGGCGACTCGACAGGGGGCACAGCTTGCCAAAATGGTTCGCTGGTATACACCCGCTCAAGTGCTGAAAATGGCAACGAGTACGAATGCTGAACTGCTGGCATTGTCTGGCCCCCGCAATCCTTATCCGGGTAGGTTAGGGGTTGTTGAAGAAGATGCACTTGCTGATTTGTTACTGGTGAATGGTAATCCACTGGAGAACATTCAGTTAATCGAGGATCCAGCAAAGAACTTCGTCGTGATCATGAAAGATGGCAAGCTTTACAAAAATCTCCTCAGTTGA